ACCGAGAGCACGTGTGCTGTCAGTCCAGCACCAGGAATGTCGGGTCGTCGGCAAACTCAACAACTACCTCACCGAACACCGACGTCGGCGCGACGAGCTTGCCCGCGATCCGGATTCCGCACGAGATGTCCTGCGCGGCAGTAGCAGTCGCGCCAACGAGATCGCCGAGCAAAGCCTCGCCGAGGTGCGAGCGTCGCCTCGATCTGCTGGCGGACCGAGTTCGGGATCTTGCCGACGGGGGTGACGCCATCGATCAGTCCCACGGCCTGTGTTCGGACTTCTGGTTTGACTCCCAGTTCGATCAGTAGGTCGGCCGGGTCGGTCGACTTCTGCAGCTCGGCACGGCAGAACATGAACATGTCGCAGCTAGGACAGGTGTCCGGAGAATAGATGGCCTGTAAGTGTGCAAGATGGGCCGGTAAGTTGGCGCGGGTTTCCGGAGGGAAGGCGGCCGCTTCGGAAGCGCGTTCTCGAACACGCATACGGACCTCTTCACGATGGTCGTTCAGGTTCTCGATTACTGCAGTCGGAGACAGGGAAGAGTTGCGAGGTACGGCGAGGATGCCGAATGTGTGAACGTCCATTCCTGCGGGCAGCTTCGTCCATGCTGCGGCGGACTCGGCACCTAGGGCGACCTGCAGAAATCCTTTGAGGAGACGGCCATCCTCGATTTTGGCGCGCACTCGTTGATAGTCCTTGGCGTCGCCGACGATCAACCATGAACCGTCAGACTTGCCGTCACTGTTTGGAGCCTTGGGCGCAACCACCGCGAAGTCAGGATGCGTGTCCGTAGCGTTCTCGCCTTCGAGCCCGAGAAATGGAACGGCCAATTGGTGGATCAGAGTGGCATGTCCATGCGTGACGGCAGCATTATGCGCCAGCTCTAATGCGGACGCTGTCTTGCTCGTGTCGATGTGGGCGTCGGCTACGACAACGGCCTGCGGCCGTTCCAGGCCCAGGGCGCCGACGGAAACGGTGACCACCTCGGACGCGAAGCGCTTGTCGCGGACGAGCCGTTCGAACATCATCGCGCGCATCCAACGCAGCAACGGGATGGCGCTCTGAGGGCCTTTGGAATGGCCGACCTGTTCTGCGAGCTTACGTCGGGTAACGCCGGTAATCAGGGGGTCGGTGCCACGGAACCGCGCACACGCCGCATGTGAAGAAGCGGCAACCGCGCTGCTTGCGCCGCCCGTCACTTTCGTCGACAAGCATCCTCCGATGTAACTCGTGCAGGACAGCAGTAGAGGCCGCGGCCTAGATCACGACGCTGGCAGGCCGTGAACGCACAGCTGCACTCTGTAGTTCGCTCCATAGATCGATTTCGCTACATGCCATCCGGCACCCACGGAAACCGAAGAACTCGAATGAAGCTGCCAGAGCAAGCACCCAGCTGGCCCGTGCTACCTCAGGAGATAGCCCAGGTCAGCAGGTCGAGCAGACGCACGTCGGTCAGGGTCGCGATCCGGCGGACCTGCTCGCTCTCGGACTGCGCCAGGCGGCGGCGGAACAGTGGGAGGGCACCGCTGTCGAGGTTGGCGCACACGTCGTCACGGATGGCCGCCCAGAACATCGCTCGCCTGCCCCGGTGCGGGTATCGGGCAGCCGCGGCACGCGCGTGGAGCCGGTAGAACGCCATGACCTTCGAGTCGAGGATGGGGAACAATCCTGGGCGTTTGAGGTGGAGCACCTTGCTGATCTTGGCTACCCTCACGTGCCGGGGAGCGGCAGTGCGGAAATGGTCGTAGAGGGCTTCGGCACGGTCGTAGAGTTCGCCGCTGATGTTTGGGTCGGCGTCGACCAGCTGTGCCTCGATCGGCACCGCCGCCCATGGGGCGTCGACGGCGGTGCGGATGAACCAGTCGCGTTGGGCGTGGCTGATGCGGGAGCGCACCTTGTGGGTGCGGGCGATCTCGTCGGCGGTGATCTCCTTAAGTGCTCCGGGGCCGGGCAGGTCGTAGCGGGTCACGGTCACTGCCGGATAGCCGTGGGCCTTGGCGACCGCGGTGTCGATGTCGATGCTGCGGCCGGCGATCACCAACACGGCGGCCGCGGCCTCACCGCCGGCGCGGTTCATGGCTTCTGCTGCCTCGCCGGGCCCGGGTCGGTGTCGTTGATTCCCGGGTCTGTGTGTGGAGTCGCGGCGGACGTGCCTGCGTTCGCCGCAGCGGCGATTTCCGTCGGGTCAGGCCGGCTCGAGGTGCGGATCGTACGAGCAAGTGCCCGCAGCTGCTGAAGTGAGCGGATTCCGTCCGGGACGCTGCCGTCGGCGGGTGGCCGTCCACTTCGGTAGCAGGCGCGAAAATCCTGCGTGCCGGTCTCGTTCATCGCATCTTTGAGGTCTTGTGCTGCGGCGATGTACTCGGCGCGGTCGGGTTCGGTGAGCGAGCCGAGGTAGCTGTCCAATGTCTCGATCCGAGCCTGGGCGTGGGTGTGCGCTGCCGCGTCGGTCTTTGTCTGCGCGGGTGTGCCGCTCCGGTGTGATGCGGTGGTCGGCGCGTGGGCTGTGGTCGATCGTGTGCGGAATCGGCCGCGTAGTGCGGTGAACATCGTTCCCCTCGGTGCGTGTCGGTGGCCTCTCATCATGCACGCCACCTGACGACTCGACCACGCATCGACTCCGGACGGGATGCGATCACGCAGGGGCCGGGCTCAGGTGGGCAGACGAAACCGAGGGCTGTCTACGACGTCGCCGCCCTGGTCGGCGATGAGTGGAGTGCCTGAGCGCAGAAAGCATCCCCGCCGCAAGGGGTACGGCGGGGATGGCCGGATCGAAGTATGACAGGTCGATCCCGTCGAGCCCTGGAGGTCCGCAGCTGCGCCAGCCGGCAGTGCAGGGAGCCGGCTGGGGGTTCACGGGCCGGCCGGGGGCGTGCGCAGGTCCTGGAGTTCGGCGCGCAGTTCGGCGACACGTTCGCGGGCGGCTTCGGCTTGCGCGTGTGCGGCGGCGGCGTCGGCGCGGGCGGTCTCGGCGCGGTCGCGTTCGGCTGCCGCCGCGGTGCGGGCGGCGGTGAGTTCGGCTTCGAGCCGCCGGGTGTGTTCGGCTGCGGTGGCCGCCGCGGCGTCTTTCTCGGCGATCGCTCGGGTCAGCCGCTCGCGGTGCTCGTCGAGCTGCCCGGTGAGCAGCTCGATCCGGTGCTCGAAACCGACGATCTGCTCTCGGTGGGCCGAGGCGGCCTGATCGAGCTGCTGCTGCCAGCGGTCCTGTGCCGCGGCATGCTCGGCCCGGGCTGCGGTGAGCTGGGCGAGGGCCTCGGTGGCCTCGGCGTCGGCGGCCGTGGCGGCGGCATCGGCGTCGGCGCGTTCGGTGCGAGCGGTGTCGAGTTCGTCCTGCAGGGCCGCGATCTCGGCTGCGGCGTCGGCCCGGACCTTGTCGGCCTCGGCCTGCACGCGCCGCAGCTGTGCATCGATCGCCGCCGGATCGGCGAGCAGATCGGTCGCGGTGGTGATCGACGACGCGATCGTCGTCAGCGTCTCGAGCATCGCCTGGGTTTCGCGGCGCAGCAGTGGTACCGCGTCGGTGAGGGTGCCGATCGCCGAGGTCGGATCGGTCGGCAGCGCATCCTGTTGTTGCTGGGCGCGGGCCTTGTCTTTCTGGCGCTGCCGCCAGGCCCGTACCCGGTCGGCGTCGGTGGCGTATTCGCGGCGCCGTCCCCCTCTGACTTCCTCGGCCATGACCCCGCCCTCCCGACCCGATGACGTTCCGTATCCAGCATCGTAACACCATTCGTAACGTACTTATCATGATACGTACGTTACGAATGGCGTGAATCGATGCTCGGACCAGGAGACCGGCCCCTGCCGTCGCGCACCTCCCGAGGCTTCCGCACCCCCGGGCACCTCGTCGGCTGCTCCTCCGCCATGGACGGGGGGCCGCGGTGGTCATCGGCGATGTCATCGTCGCGAGGGCACGGGGAGGCAGCTTGTCGATCCCCGGTCGCTCGAGGGGCAGGACGGTACCGGCGGACCCCACTTCCCCCGCCTCATAGACGGCAGTGACCGGCCGGCCGAGGCGGGTGTGCAGGCCGGTGCGAAGGTGCCCGGCATCGGAGATTCTTCCGCTCTCGACGCCGGGTTTCCTGCGGAAACGATGCGGCAGGCCGATGCTTCCCGAAGTCCGCTGTCGCGTCCCTCCATCGACCTGCCGCCACTGACGATAGCGTCCGAGTAGAACGTATGTGCGAAAATCTGGAGTGTGGTGTCCTACGAACGCGCACCGAAACGGTGCCCGAACGGGCACCGACTGGGACCACACCGGGTGGTCGTGGGCTGGACACCGTGCACCTGCGCGACGGCGCTACGCCCCTCGGGAGCCACCGGACATCGCACCTATCTGTGCATCGTCTGCGATGCGGAAATCTTCGTTCCGCCGCATACGGGACCACAGTTCTCCGGGGTGCAGTGGCCGCCGAGGCAGGCGCAGGAGCAGCCGCGGCCCGACTCGTCAGGTGAGTGAGCCGGCCGGATCGCAGACGGGGCGACCCGCCAGGGTCCAGAAGATTAGCTTTGCTGAATTTGTGGTGTGAACTGGGAAAACGACACGTCCCGTTCTGTCGTGTCGATCGGAGAAAAGCACCACCATCAAGCCCGGCGACCAGGTGAAGGTCAGCGCACGCGGCCCCAAGTTCGTGTTCACCATCGAAGACATCGATGAGGACGCCGGCATGGCGATGATCGAGGTCAACGCCGACAGCCCGCTCACGTATCCGTGGCCGGCGCGCGTGAGCGATCTCGTACCCGTCGAGGACTGACTCCGAGAGTCCTTCCTCCTGACGTTCGCTCTCGCTCCACCTGTTTGGTACCGATCCGTGCTTCCGCTACGGTGACCGCTGCAATCACCCGAGTTCCCCCGACAGGTGAGTGATTCCCTGACGGGTCGAAGGATGGTCCCCGGCGCCCCCGCCGGGGACCATCGCCTTTTCTGCTGATGGGGTTGTACATGCAGCGGACGACACAGTCGCTACTCTCGGCGCGTGGAGGACAGGACGCGAGCCATCGGCGACGCCGCCGATGCGATGACCGACGAGGGAACTCGAGACCGCGATTGCGGCGCTACACGCCCGTGAGCGGGAACTCCTCGTCGCCGCAGACAGCGAAGCAGCGTTCGATCTGATGGGCACGAAGTTCGTGTTGTTGTCCACGCTGGAAGGTCAGCGGCGGTAGCTGACTGTTGTACGGATTCGGTTTTTTCTTCATTTCTGTCTGCTGCGGTATTCGTATAGCAGTTTGTGGAGCAGATTCGTACAGGGTTACTGCGCGGCTGACATATCCTCTCGGTGCCGTTCAGGATTCAGCGCGGCGCAGCCGCTTGTGATCATGGGCTCACGCGGGCAACCCGGGCGCGGTAGTCGTGACCGGTGGCGCGCGCAGTGCGGCGGCAAGTTCCATTCGCCTGACTCCCTGTTCCATCAGCTCTGTGGCGTTGCTGTCGGTGATCGGGTGGGGCGTGCGGACGACACCGGCATAGCGGATGCGCTCTTCGAGCTCGTCCGGTTCGTGGGCCGGCTGGTCAGCGGTGCAACGCGGCTCTACGCCAGTAATAACACGGCTGCCCGACACCTTCACCCCTCCTCGGTCCTATAGCTGCGGCCCGAGGTGCAGATCGGGTGTGGGTGGTTGGTGTTCATGTATGGCCGGTGGTCGGCTGTTCGGTTGTGGTGGTGTGTGGTGGACCTGCGGTGGTCCGTGGAGGGCCTTCCCTGTTGAGAGCGAACTCTGCTCCTCCCCTACCTCGTCGGCATGCGTGAGATTCCGGTGCGGCTCGCCGTCGGCGGGATTCGGTTTCGCTGCCTTTGGGGCATCGTCGGTCCTGGTCGACATGGCGTGACGGGGTTCCTCGGCCACCTGGATTGCGGTGGTCAGCGGCTCGTAGGTCTCGTTGCGTTCCGGGGAATTCTCCAGCAGGGCGTAGCTGCGGTGGGCCAGCACATCCCAGTGCTTCTCGTACCGTTGCGCGGCGTCGACCGCGCCGAGGTCCGGGGCGGCGGCGGGAAGCTCGGTGGTGATGGCACGGGCGAGTTCGGCGGCGAAGGCTTCCCGGCCGGCAACTCGCATAGCGTCCTCGAGGACCGGGTCCGGTTCGATGCCTTCGGGGGGATCATCGTGGTAGTTCGCTGCGTGGGTGGCGGCACGGAGCGCTTCGGGGTCGATGGTGCGCCAGTCGATCGTGCGGTCGGGGCGGTCGTGGACGAGCTGGTCGGTCATGAGTACGACGGCGACCGACTGGACGCCTTCGGTTTCCTCCTGGATGGCGGCCATGTGGCGTCCGAGCTGGTGGGGGTCGGTGAGAGTGTTCTCGTCCGGGGCGGCGATCACCGGGCTGGTGTAGGCGGAGGTGTCGCTGACGATCGGCATGAAGTCGGTGTGCAGCTCACGGTGGATGACACTTGCGTGTAGTTCGCTGCCGTCCCCGGTAATTTCGCGGTGGGCGAGGTGGTCGGCGGTCCGCAGTGCCAACTCCCAGGTGATGAGGCGGCGCAGCCGGGCGGGGTCGCGCTCGTCAAAGGCATTGACCGGGGCTCCGGTGTCGTAGCGCATGGTGTTCTTGCCTGCTGCCGGGTCAAACAGGTCCTTGTAGCGGTGGTTCGGCTCGGGGAGTGCTGCGGCGGCGCGTTCGGCCGCGAGGGTGGAGGTGCCCTCAAGGATCCGGCGTACGGCGGCATCGTGTTCGGGACCGTAGTCGGTGCGTTCAGCCAGGTTCAGGCCGATGCGGATCAGGGCGTGAGCGTTGTCGAGTTCGGCTCCGCTCAAGGATCGCTCGCGGGGGCTCTCCCGGAAGGTCTGGAAGGCCGTGTAGGGGCCGCTGCGATCACGGTCGTAGTCGCGCAGCATCGTCATATGGGTGGTCAAAGACAGCACTGGTCGACCTGGGGCGGGCTGGGCAGGGACGTATCCGATGTTCGGTACGACCGCCGGGGCGAGAACGTCGGCGAGCAGTCTGGGATCTCCGGTCTCGGCGGTGATGTAGCGGGCCGCCGATAGGGCAGCGAGGTCGACACGTGCGGTGTCGATCTGCCATCCGGCCCGGTCTGCGATGCGGCGGAACAGCTCGTACTGCGTCCGAGAGTTCCCGTCCGGGAAGGGATGAATCTCCGTCAAGCGTGACCAGTAATCGGCCAGACGGGTGACGACGGTGTGGTGGTCGAGTCCGGTCAGGTTGTTCTCGGCGGCGAGATCGGCGAACAGTTCGTCGACGTCGGCGGTGGTGTCCTCGGGGCTCGAGTGGGCGATCGGCAGATTGCCCTGGGTGGTGGGCACCGTTTTGTACTGGCCGGCCCAGACGTACAGGCCGTCGAAGGCTCGCCGGTGTATCTCGCGTAGGAACTCTCCGGTGAAGGTGCTCGGCGAGGGAACGTCCGCGAATTCGTACATCGCCTGCGTGAACAGGCGTTTTTCGATTCTGTCGAGTGTTGGGGTGTCGGTGATGCCGAGAAGGTTCACTCGCGTGTCGGTTCCGGGGATGTAGCCCTCGATCGGGAGCGACGAGGCGGTCATTTCTCGGGGCGCTCCCCGCGTCGGAACTCGTTGAGGATGTCCTCGCGGGTGAGTCCGGCCTCGATCTGCTCGATGATGTCTCGGGGATCTTCGCCGCCGAGGTCGCCCGCCATCGCGCAAGCGGCGCGGATGTGCTGTGCGATGGTCTCGCGTGTCACCTCCTCGCCGAAGGGGGCGAGTCGTTCACGTAGGGACGGGTTTTCGGTCGTGTCGTCGCCCATGTCGGTCATGGTCTCCCCTGTTGGTGTGGTGTGGTTCGGACGTGGGGCGGGATCGGCCGCGGATCCCCTCCCCCACTGGTGTGTTCACGTTGTGGCTCCGACAGTAGGCGCGCCCCCGAATCGGGCGCGTACACGCTCGAGGCGTCGGGCGGCGGCGCGCTGGACACGACCGATGGCGACCATGTGGTCGAACAGGTCGGCTTCGGGCAGGGTTTCGGCGGCTTCGGTGATGGTGGCTCCGGCGGTGCGAAAGCTGCGACGGTAGGCGGCGCTGATGACGGCATGGGCGTAGTAGGGCGAGGCGGTGGGATCGGCGCCGGCGGTGGTGGCGGTGGTCAGGGCGTAGGCGAGTCGGCGGCCGTGGTGACCGGCGAGCCGACCGTGGCGCTCGAGGTGGGCCAGGACCATTGCGGGGTCGTGGGGTTGGCCGGTGTTCATCAGTGCGGCGATGGCGTCGAACAGTTCGGCGTGGAGTGGCTGGTGGAAGTCGTCGGTGGTGAGCAGGTCCACGATGTCGGCGGCTGCGGCGCGGGTGGCGAACAGCAGCGCGCACAGCAGCAGGGTTTCGGTGTCGGCGTCTGGGGGCGCGAACTCGTCGGCGCTGAGGTAGCGGTCGAGATCGGTCTGGTCGGTGACGGTCATGCGCTGGTCCGTTCGTCGAGGGCGTCGGCGATGTCGAGCACGGGAGTCGGGTCGGGGTGGCCGATGGCCGAGTGGCCGATGGTGGCGCGAGCGATGACGCTTCCGTCGATGGTGATGGTGACTGCGCTACCGGCGGGCGCACCGTAGGCGAGCGCGAGCGTGCGCGCTGCTTCGGCGGCGTCGGAGGCGGCGGCCGCGTGGGTGAAGGTGCAGCCAGAATCGGAGTGCGCGACGGTGGGCGCGGTCAGCGTGACGGTCCAGACGATCATTGCGGCGCTCCTTCGGCTTGACGGGGTTTCCCCAGGTACTCGCCCATTGTCGCTTAATTGACATGCTTTGTGAAGCCTTTTCGATGCGTTTTACATGATTGTGTGGTTGTTTTTTGATTCTTTTGTGATGCGTAGGCGAGGGCCGTGCCGGAGCCGTCGACTGGGGTTCGATACCCCGGTCGACGGCCATGCGTGCCGGGGGCCGGCACCCGGCGAGTGGTCCGGCCCGGTGGGCGGCCGATACGACCGCCCACCGGAAGGGGCGTTACTGCTCGTCGAGGGGGTCGAGTCCGGCGGCGCGGCGTTCGATGTCGGCGAGGGTGTAGCCCTGGGCTTCGATGGCGCGCAGGTAGAACTGCGACAGGTCGGTGGGCTTGCGCCAGTGCTCGACGCCGACCTGGGACTCGAGGGTGATGAGGATGTGGGCGCGCAGCAGGACCAGGGCGCGGAGGTCGGTGGCGCTTGCGAGCTTCGCGAGCGTGTCGGACGTGGGGAGCATCTGTTCGGCGAGGGTGCGGGCGTGATAGGCGGCGGGGATCTGGGGCCACTTCATCAGCACTGTTGCCACGAATGAGGCGGTGGCCTTGGGGGCGGTCTTGCGGGTGGTCTGCCGGGCGATCCACTTGCGGCGGACCTCGGTGGCGGCTCGCCATTCGCGGTTGTTCTCGATCACTTCGCGCCGCTGAGCTGCGCGGTCCTCGGCACTTTGTTCCTGTTCGGACTCGGCGGGGCGAGGGTGTCCCCACCAGGTGCGCCAAGGGGTGTCTTCGATATTGACGACGTGCCAGTACAGCGTGGTCTCGTGGTTTTCGACGACGTTCT
This is a stretch of genomic DNA from Rhodococcus pyridinivorans. It encodes these proteins:
- a CDS encoding DUF6308 family protein; the protein is MNRAGGEAAAAVLVIAGRSIDIDTAVAKAHGYPAVTVTRYDLPGPGALKEITADEIARTHKVRSRISHAQRDWFIRTAVDAPWAAVPIEAQLVDADPNISGELYDRAEALYDHFRTAAPRHVRVAKISKVLHLKRPGLFPILDSKVMAFYRLHARAAAARYPHRGRRAMFWAAIRDDVCANLDSGALPLFRRRLAQSESEQVRRIATLTDVRLLDLLTWAIS
- a CDS encoding Fic/DOC family protein, which produces MTASSLPIEGYIPGTDTRVNLLGITDTPTLDRIEKRLFTQAMYEFADVPSPSTFTGEFLREIHRRAFDGLYVWAGQYKTVPTTQGNLPIAHSSPEDTTADVDELFADLAAENNLTGLDHHTVVTRLADYWSRLTEIHPFPDGNSRTQYELFRRIADRAGWQIDTARVDLAALSAARYITAETGDPRLLADVLAPAVVPNIGYVPAQPAPGRPVLSLTTHMTMLRDYDRDRSGPYTAFQTFRESPRERSLSGAELDNAHALIRIGLNLAERTDYGPEHDAAVRRILEGTSTLAAERAAAALPEPNHRYKDLFDPAAGKNTMRYDTGAPVNAFDERDPARLRRLITWELALRTADHLAHREITGDGSELHASVIHRELHTDFMPIVSDTSAYTSPVIAAPDENTLTDPHQLGRHMAAIQEETEGVQSVAVVLMTDQLVHDRPDRTIDWRTIDPEALRAATHAANYHDDPPEGIEPDPVLEDAMRVAGREAFAAELARAITTELPAAAPDLGAVDAAQRYEKHWDVLAHRSYALLENSPERNETYEPLTTAIQVAEEPRHAMSTRTDDAPKAAKPNPADGEPHRNLTHADEVGEEQSSLSTGKALHGPPQVHHTPPQPNSRPPAIHEHQPPTPDLHLGPQL
- a CDS encoding DnaB-like helicase N-terminal domain-containing protein, producing the protein MTVTDQTDLDRYLSADEFAPPDADTETLLLCALLFATRAAAADIVDLLTTDDFHQPLHAELFDAIAALMNTGQPHDPAMVLAHLERHGRLAGHHGRRLAYALTTATTAGADPTASPYYAHAVISAAYRRSFRTAGATITEAAETLPEADLFDHMVAIGRVQRAAARRLERVRARFGGAPTVGATT